In Actinomyces radicidentis, one genomic interval encodes:
- the nuoL gene encoding NADH-quinone oxidoreductase subunit L has protein sequence MTTAPLLLAAQSVVGAAAPATGLASYAWLLIAVPLLSSGLLLVAGRASDTWGHWLGLLAALFDACLGIGILCQVLSLDAGERTMGVDLWHWFGSGSLSVDAGLRVDPLSLTFVTLVTFVGFLIHLYSVAYMEHDRDRRRFFAYLNLFVAAMLTLVLGSSYVVLFVGWEGVGLASYLLIGFWNTADAEDPQAAQAKSRENATAAKKAFIMNRVGDVGLLLAMMAMVSQVGSVAFDQVLPAAQSGSVSTGWLTAMGFFLLLAACGKSAQFPLQAWLGDAMAGPTPVSALIHAATMVTAGVYLMVRSGAIFEGAPDAQLAVAIIGTITLVLGAVIGSAKDDMKKVLAASTMSQIGYMMLGAGLGPIGYAFAIFHLLTHGFFKAQLFLGAGSVMHAMSDQVDMRRFGDLKRVMKVTWITMGIAWLAILGVPPFSGFWSKDKIIEAAFVGDGAKPWILGTIALLAAGLTAFYMSRLFFMIFHGKARWTTERDVEGPVHPHESGPLMTIPLIVLSVFSIGLGGVLSINSAFVTWLEPVTGHAEHGEPVLPAGVVMGLTLALVIVGVLVAWAMYVRNDVPTVVQPSNVLVEAARRDVYQDPINEAVAMRPGQGLVIAAGASDHYVVDGAVEGLAKGAAGLGSVLRRTENGFVRSYAGYMLGGTVLALIAVLASRF, from the coding sequence ATGACCACCGCTCCTCTCCTCCTCGCCGCCCAGTCCGTGGTCGGCGCCGCCGCCCCGGCCACGGGGCTGGCCTCCTACGCCTGGCTCCTCATCGCCGTGCCGCTGCTCAGCTCCGGGCTCCTCCTGGTCGCCGGCCGCGCCTCCGACACGTGGGGCCACTGGCTCGGCCTTCTGGCCGCCCTCTTCGACGCCTGCCTCGGCATCGGGATCCTGTGCCAGGTCCTCTCCCTCGACGCGGGGGAGCGCACCATGGGCGTCGACCTGTGGCACTGGTTCGGCTCCGGCTCCCTCAGCGTCGACGCCGGCCTCCGGGTCGACCCGCTGTCGCTGACCTTCGTCACGCTGGTCACCTTCGTCGGCTTCCTCATCCACCTGTACTCGGTGGCCTACATGGAGCACGACCGGGACCGCCGCCGCTTCTTCGCGTACCTCAACCTCTTCGTCGCCGCGATGCTCACGCTCGTGCTCGGCAGCTCCTACGTGGTCCTCTTCGTCGGCTGGGAGGGCGTGGGCCTCGCCTCCTACCTCCTCATCGGCTTCTGGAACACCGCCGACGCCGAGGACCCGCAGGCCGCCCAGGCCAAGAGCCGCGAGAACGCCACGGCCGCGAAGAAGGCCTTCATCATGAACCGCGTCGGCGACGTCGGCCTCCTCCTCGCCATGATGGCGATGGTCTCCCAGGTCGGTTCGGTCGCCTTCGACCAGGTCCTCCCGGCCGCGCAGTCCGGCTCGGTCTCCACCGGCTGGCTCACCGCGATGGGCTTCTTCCTCCTCCTGGCCGCCTGCGGCAAGTCCGCGCAGTTCCCGCTGCAGGCCTGGCTCGGCGACGCCATGGCCGGCCCGACGCCGGTCTCCGCCCTCATCCACGCCGCGACGATGGTCACCGCGGGCGTCTACCTCATGGTCCGCTCCGGCGCGATCTTCGAGGGCGCCCCCGACGCCCAGCTCGCCGTTGCGATCATCGGCACGATCACCCTCGTCCTCGGCGCCGTCATCGGCTCCGCCAAGGACGACATGAAGAAGGTCCTCGCCGCCTCCACCATGAGCCAGATCGGCTACATGATGCTCGGCGCCGGCCTGGGCCCGATCGGCTACGCCTTCGCGATCTTCCACCTGCTCACCCACGGCTTCTTCAAGGCCCAGCTGTTCCTCGGAGCGGGCTCGGTCATGCACGCCATGAGCGACCAGGTCGACATGCGCCGCTTCGGCGACCTCAAGCGCGTCATGAAGGTCACCTGGATCACCATGGGCATCGCCTGGCTCGCGATCCTCGGCGTCCCGCCCTTCTCCGGCTTCTGGTCGAAGGACAAGATCATCGAGGCCGCCTTCGTCGGCGACGGCGCGAAGCCGTGGATCCTCGGCACGATCGCGCTGCTGGCCGCCGGCCTCACCGCCTTCTACATGTCGCGCCTCTTCTTCATGATCTTCCACGGCAAGGCCCGCTGGACCACCGAGCGCGACGTCGAGGGCCCCGTGCACCCGCACGAGTCCGGCCCGCTCATGACGATCCCGCTCATCGTCCTGTCGGTCTTCTCGATCGGCCTGGGCGGCGTCCTCAGCATCAACAGCGCCTTCGTCACCTGGCTCGAGCCCGTCACGGGCCACGCCGAGCACGGCGAGCCGGTCCTCCCGGCGGGCGTCGTCATGGGCCTCACGCTCGCCCTGGTCATCGTCGGCGTCCTCGTCGCGTGGGCCATGTACGTGCGCAACGACGTCCCCACGGTCGTCCAGCCCTCCAACGTCCTGGTCGAGGCCGCGCGCCGCGACGTGTACCAGGACCCCATCAACGAGGCGGTCGCCATGCGTCCCGGCCAGGGACTCGTCATCGCCGCCGGCGCCTCGGACCACTACGTGGTCGACGGCGCCGTCGAGGGACTCGCCAAGGGCGCGGCCGGGCTCGGCTCGGTCCTGCGCCGCACCGAGAACGGGTTCGTCCGCTCCTACGCCGGCTACATGCTCGGCGGAACGGTCCTCGCCCTCATCGCCGTCCTGGCCAGCAGGTTCTGA
- the nuoK gene encoding NADH-quinone oxidoreductase subunit NuoK, which translates to MSLPVTAYVVLAGVLFTLGALTVLLRRNAIIELMGVELMLNAVNLVLVTFSRMYGDLTGQVFAFFVMVVAAAEVVVGLSIVVSIFKSRRSTSVDDENLLRL; encoded by the coding sequence GTGAGTCTCCCCGTCACCGCCTACGTCGTCCTCGCCGGGGTGCTCTTCACCCTCGGGGCGCTCACGGTGCTCCTGCGCCGCAACGCGATCATCGAGCTCATGGGCGTCGAGCTCATGCTCAACGCCGTCAACCTCGTCCTCGTCACCTTCTCGAGGATGTACGGCGACCTCACGGGGCAGGTCTTCGCCTTCTTCGTCATGGTCGTCGCCGCGGCCGAGGTCGTCGTCGGTCTCAGCATCGTGGTCTCCATCTTCAAGTCCCGCAGGTCCACGTCGGTCGACGACGAGAACCTGCTCCGTCTCTGA